The nucleotide window TGCTATAGCCTCAACTGAAACCCTCTGTCAGGTTTAATTTGAATGAGAACACCATCTTTTAAATCTTTAGTCATTGTTTCAATTCATCCTCGTAGTCAGTCATGAACTTTATTTCAATTGCTTATTCTAGACTTATTCAGATTCCATATGAGTCTCATGTTATGAATTGATTCACTGTCCATCTAGAATGCTGAATCCCTTAGGTGAATGTGACTCACGGGATAATTGAATAGTTCTAGAACCTCAAATGTATATATCATCTGGGACATACATATCAGCATTTATGAGTTCACTTATGATTAAAAGAAATTCCCTTCCTGTTTTGGTTGGCTACATGAGGTCTCATGTAGAGAGTggatgtttttttctcttgcagAGCTCTTGTACAAGGCCAGACTTGGAAGCTGAGAGCACCCACATGGAAAATATGCAGGAATTTTTGCAGCCTGTACGGAGCATATTTTCATTGACTGACATGAATATGCAGAAGCCTGAAATGCATGTGAATCTGGGTCACAAATTGCTTTTGCATGATAGAGAAGCTGATGGTAAAAGTACTGAACAATTTCATCTAGCATTATCTTATTTGTTAAATTCTTTGAGGATAACtaacattttatatatgtttcacTTGAATTAGGTTCAGCTGCAGCTGCCTGCGAGGATGCTAATAAAATGGACGTGGACAAGGAAATTTCTCCAGGAAATGGAAGAACAGATGCTTATGTTGCCATTGAGAGTTGTGACAACGATGTTGCCCTTGCCAACTCTCACAgagaagcctttgatttcatgGGAGCATCTACTAATCGCAGTTCTTCTTTcaataacatcaaaatcaactttGATTCTTCTCCACATTTGGATCTTTCCTTGAGAAGATCTCATCCAAGTGGGTTTGAGATTCGAGATACAGAAGAAAGACGGGCTCTCCGGCATTCTAATGCCTCAGCCTTTACACAGTGAGTTCCTATTTCTGTTCGCTATATCCTTGATACAATTTATGTTTTGGTTGTCACTAAACTAGCAGGAGATAAACAGATATAGCCTGTAGCATCTGTTTTCTAATACATTCAATGATGTTCCTGCAGGTACATTAACAGGCCTCTGCAGCTTCCACATTCAGCACTGGAAAGTACTGGGAATCAGAAGGAATTAGGAACCAATTATGACAGAAAAATATCCAGTACTGGCTATAACTCTGATGCCCTGAGTCTAGCACCAAGTACTCAAAAAAGTGATATCTCTCTGGCAGCTGGTCAAACCAAGGAATCTGAAATTGCAACCTCATCTCCTGGACAAAGAGTGTTTCCTATCCAAATTCCAGCGAAAGAAACAAGACTCAATAATCTATGCAACAGTTATGGCTCCGTGTTTCCCCCAATGTTTTGCAAACAATCAGGTTTATCACCAACGATGAGTCCAGGTTCAGCTTGCCAGCAAGAGCCCACCTATAAAGTGAACCAATTTCAACATTCCAATCATGGGAGCACCTCTGAACAGCTCTATGATCGACTTGGTCAACATACAAATGATTCCACCAATGGTTCACTACAAAAGCAAGAAAACAGATTGGATTCCTTGGAAGATAGAGGACTTATTTCTCCTGCCACTGATCAGAGTGCAAGTAGCAGTTTCTGTAATGGTGCTGCAAGTCACTTTAACAGCATGGGCTATGGAAGCACTTCTGGAAGCAATGGCAATGTCAATGTCGATCAAGTTGCTATTGTCAGGGATGCTTCCGAGAGCAAGAATGAGGAAGGTGCTTTCACACATTCATACTCCCATAGATCTATTCAAAGAGAAGCAGCTCTAAATAAGTTTCGCTTGAAGCGTAAAGAGAGATGCTATGACAAGAAGGTATGTTGTCACCTTCATCTGTCATCTTCACCACTGTTGCAGCAACATAATAATACGATTAGCATTGATTATTGTCTGGTTACAGCGACATAGTGAGAAACACTTAACTACACCACAATTAGAATAGTGAATATgtggttcatttttttaaaaaaaaaaacattatgtgcAGGTTCGGTATGAGAGCAGAAAAAAACTTGCTGAGCAGCGTCCTAGAGTGAAAGGACAATTTGTTCGCCAAGTGCACATTGATCCCTCACCTGCGGAAACTGATCAGTAGAGTGGCAATTCAAGTGATAGTAAGCTATTGTAATTACAGTCGATTAGGGTGGATTCAGTGATAACTTAGAGGGCACTGATTGTATCTTCGTTTCGCTCCTTGAAGTCTAGAGGGAACAATATGTTAGTCTGAAGTTATTCCTGGCATCATGTCCATGCTTGAGCCGATTTGTAGATATAACTGCGTAGTTGTCTATTTCACAGGTTTTTCTTCCGTACATTCCATGAGGAACATCCTCACTTAATTTTTGACGTTTAGGTTTTTACGTCAAAAACATGTAGGTATGTAGTACATGAACTAGGAAAAACTTGTTAAGATCCAACCAGCTCGTCTGTGCCTGGTTTTCAAGCTTGGCTTCGTTTATGTTTTTGTGGCCATTTTTCTGACTAATTGTTATATAATTTCAGACCATTGAACTACAGGTGTTGTAATTTGTTGATTATGCTAGTGATAGTTTTGTAAAAGTGCCTTCTCAACTACATGGATATTTTGAACAGTTTTTTATGCCTAATGGCACTGAACAGCATGATCTGTTTTCGTTTTGTATATAATCTGAAATGAGTTATTAAGATGGTGGATTATTTTAGTCTGTGACTGACTTCTTACAACTCCCGGAGCAAAATTGAGTGGAGATTGAAGGAAAGGTTTCTCTTTTCAGCAGCTCTGAATAAAGAATCCTGTTGTTCTCAATAGCTCCGCCCTTGTAATATTATAGTTCATGATGCAGTTTTCTTGTTTAGCTGACTGACTGCTTCTACTTTTAGGTAATATCCGGCAGAAAGCTTTGAATCTCTTAAGAAAGCTGGGTAAATAATGTGCTTTCACGTTGTTGTGGAAGGGTTTATGTCAATCATTTGTTTTCTCGAGTGACTTTCCATTACCTGCTAGTACTGAAAAAACATACAAGGAGGTAAAGTTCGGGTCTAAATTTGTACCATAAACATGGGTTGCATGGATTGT belongs to Populus nigra chromosome 18, ddPopNigr1.1, whole genome shotgun sequence and includes:
- the LOC133678438 gene encoding two-component response regulator-like APRR5 isoform X1; this encodes MGEVVISSGEELEVRSKSEREEEKQRKQSKEETGEVKKKKKKKKEGEGLNDGLVRWDGFLPRMVLRVLLVEADDSTRQIIAALLRKCSYRVVSVPDGLKAWEILKGRPHGIDLILTEVDLPSISGYPLLTIIMEHEICKNIPVIMMSSQDSISTVYKCMLRGAADYLVKPLRKNELRNLWQHVWRRQSMSPNQLPFSQSLAGGNGPQDESVGQDKIEATSENSPASNHASGEMASIQRSKGQTEKGSDAQSSCTRPDLEAESTHMENMQEFLQPVRSIFSLTDMNMQKPEMHVNLGHKLLLHDREADGSAAAACEDANKMDVDKEISPGNGRTDAYVAIESCDNDVALANSHREAFDFMGASTNRSSSFNNIKINFDSSPHLDLSLRRSHPSGFEIRDTEERRALRHSNASAFTQYINRPLQLPHSALESTGNQKELGTNYDRKISSTGYNSDALSLAPSTQKSDISLAAGQTKESEIATSSPGQRVFPIQIPAKETRLNNLCNSYGSVFPPMFCKQSGLSPTMSPGSACQQEPTYKVNQFQHSNHGSTSEQLYDRLGQHTNDSTNGSLQKQENRLDSLEDRGLISPATDQSASSSFCNGAASHFNSMGYGSTSGSNGNVNVDQVAIVRDASESKNEEGAFTHSYSHRSIQREAALNKFRLKRKERCYDKKVRYESRKKLAEQRPRVKGQFVRQVHIDPSPAETDQ
- the LOC133678438 gene encoding two-component response regulator-like APRR5 isoform X3 → MGEVVISSGEELEVRSKSEREEEKQRKQSKEETGEVKKKKKKKKEGEGLNDGLVRWDGFLPRMVLRVLLVEADDSTRQIIAALLRKCSYRVVSVPDGLKAWEILKGRPHGIDLILTEVDLPSISGYPLLTIIMEHEICKNIPVIMMSSQDSISTVYKCMLRGAADYLVKPLRKNELRNLWQHVWRRQSSLAGGNGPQDESVGQDKIEATSENSPASNHASGEMASIQRSKGQTEKGSDAQSSCTRPDLEAESTHMENMQEFLQPVRSIFSLTDMNMQKPEMHVNLGHKLLLHDREADGSAAAACEDANKMDVDKEISPGNGRTDAYVAIESCDNDVALANSHREAFDFMGASTNRSSSFNNIKINFDSSPHLDLSLRRSHPSGFEIRDTEERRALRHSNASAFTQYINRPLQLPHSALESTGNQKELGTNYDRKISSTGYNSDALSLAPSTQKSDISLAAGQTKESEIATSSPGQRVFPIQIPAKETRLNNLCNSYGSVFPPMFCKQSGLSPTMSPGSACQQEPTYKVNQFQHSNHGSTSEQLYDRLGQHTNDSTNGSLQKQENRLDSLEDRGLISPATDQSASSSFCNGAASHFNSMGYGSTSGSNGNVNVDQVAIVRDASESKNEEGAFTHSYSHRSIQREAALNKFRLKRKERCYDKKVRYESRKKLAEQRPRVKGQFVRQVHIDPSPAETDQ
- the LOC133678438 gene encoding two-component response regulator-like APRR5 isoform X2 — protein: MGEVVISSGEELEVRSKSEREEEKQRKQSKEETGEVKKKKKKKKEGEGLNDGLVRWDGFLPRMVLRVLLVEADDSTRQIIAALLRKCSYRVVSVPDGLKAWEILKGRPHGIDLILTEVDLPSISGYPLLTIIMEHEICKNIPVIMMSSQDSISTVYKCMLRGAADYLVKPLRKNELRNLWQHVWRRQSMSPNQLPFSQSLAGGNGPQDESVGQDKIEATSENSPASNHASGEMASIQRSKGQTEKGSDAQSSCTRPDLEAESTHMENMQEFLQPVRSIFSLTDMNMQKPEMHVNLGHKLLLHDREADAAAACEDANKMDVDKEISPGNGRTDAYVAIESCDNDVALANSHREAFDFMGASTNRSSSFNNIKINFDSSPHLDLSLRRSHPSGFEIRDTEERRALRHSNASAFTQYINRPLQLPHSALESTGNQKELGTNYDRKISSTGYNSDALSLAPSTQKSDISLAAGQTKESEIATSSPGQRVFPIQIPAKETRLNNLCNSYGSVFPPMFCKQSGLSPTMSPGSACQQEPTYKVNQFQHSNHGSTSEQLYDRLGQHTNDSTNGSLQKQENRLDSLEDRGLISPATDQSASSSFCNGAASHFNSMGYGSTSGSNGNVNVDQVAIVRDASESKNEEGAFTHSYSHRSIQREAALNKFRLKRKERCYDKKVRYESRKKLAEQRPRVKGQFVRQVHIDPSPAETDQ
- the LOC133678438 gene encoding two-component response regulator-like APRR5 isoform X4 — translated: MGEVVISSGEELEVRSKSEREEEKQRKQSKEETGEVKKKKKKKKEGEGLNDGLVRWDGFLPRMVLRVLLVEADDSTRQIIAALLRKCSYRVMSSQDSISTVYKCMLRGAADYLVKPLRKNELRNLWQHVWRRQSMSPNQLPFSQSLAGGNGPQDESVGQDKIEATSENSPASNHASGEMASIQRSKGQTEKGSDAQSSCTRPDLEAESTHMENMQEFLQPVRSIFSLTDMNMQKPEMHVNLGHKLLLHDREADGSAAAACEDANKMDVDKEISPGNGRTDAYVAIESCDNDVALANSHREAFDFMGASTNRSSSFNNIKINFDSSPHLDLSLRRSHPSGFEIRDTEERRALRHSNASAFTQYINRPLQLPHSALESTGNQKELGTNYDRKISSTGYNSDALSLAPSTQKSDISLAAGQTKESEIATSSPGQRVFPIQIPAKETRLNNLCNSYGSVFPPMFCKQSGLSPTMSPGSACQQEPTYKVNQFQHSNHGSTSEQLYDRLGQHTNDSTNGSLQKQENRLDSLEDRGLISPATDQSASSSFCNGAASHFNSMGYGSTSGSNGNVNVDQVAIVRDASESKNEEGAFTHSYSHRSIQREAALNKFRLKRKERCYDKKVRYESRKKLAEQRPRVKGQFVRQVHIDPSPAETDQ